One Pseudomonas sp. C27(2019) DNA window includes the following coding sequences:
- the ftsY gene encoding signal recognition particle-docking protein FtsY, with protein sequence MFGSGDDKKAKQPASSADSLSSEVPAEETQADVAPEAPAKKGLFSWFGRKKAEAKTEQPSDDAAVPEQKVLLDEQSQQPQTQVESASTAALDESAPVAEEAVSVAESLEAVADNIIEPEPEPEPEPEPEPEPEPDAAALKAQMPEATQVTAARPSRFKLSAGREITVPVAAVAQPATQEPETEQTPATQAAVTESVTEAVDEPAVEPALEANLAGQSKPQGNKLSWFARLKQGLAKTSSGLGEGMASLFLGKKEIDDDLLEELETRLLTADVGMEATTAIMSNLTRRVARKELADSGALYKALQGEMADLLRPVEQPLTVPVEKKPYVILVVGVNGAGKTTTIGKLASRLQKDGKKVMLAAGDTFRAAAVEQLQVWGERNKIPVIAQHTGADSASVIFDAVQAAQSRGMDVLIADTAGRLHTKDNLMEELRKVARVMGRLDDSAPHEVLLVLDAGTGQNAINQARHFNETIPVTGLALTKLDGTAKGGVIFALAKHFAIPVRYIGVGEGIDDLRDFVADDFVSALFAEKDSE encoded by the coding sequence ATGTTTGGTTCCGGCGACGACAAAAAAGCAAAACAACCAGCGTCTAGCGCTGACTCCCTATCATCTGAGGTGCCTGCAGAAGAGACGCAGGCCGACGTAGCACCAGAAGCACCGGCCAAAAAAGGCTTGTTTTCGTGGTTTGGCAGAAAGAAAGCTGAGGCAAAAACAGAACAGCCTAGCGATGATGCGGCAGTGCCCGAGCAAAAGGTGCTGCTTGACGAACAATCGCAACAGCCACAAACGCAGGTAGAGTCTGCATCCACTGCCGCGCTCGATGAATCAGCGCCTGTTGCTGAAGAGGCTGTGTCTGTTGCAGAAAGCCTTGAGGCAGTCGCGGACAATATTATTGAGCCAGAGCCAGAGCCAGAGCCAGAGCCAGAGCCAGAGCCAGAGCCAGAGCCAGATGCTGCTGCGCTAAAAGCGCAAATGCCTGAGGCGACACAGGTTACGGCGGCGCGGCCTTCGCGCTTTAAGTTATCGGCTGGCCGAGAGATTACTGTGCCTGTTGCTGCAGTAGCGCAACCAGCAACACAAGAGCCAGAAACAGAGCAAACACCAGCAACACAAGCTGCTGTGACCGAGAGTGTCACCGAAGCTGTTGATGAGCCCGCAGTTGAACCCGCGCTTGAGGCCAATTTGGCCGGACAAAGCAAGCCGCAAGGCAATAAACTGAGCTGGTTTGCTCGCTTAAAGCAGGGTTTGGCAAAAACCAGTTCCGGCCTTGGCGAAGGCATGGCCAGCTTGTTTTTGGGTAAAAAAGAAATTGATGATGATCTGCTGGAAGAATTAGAAACCCGTTTGTTGACGGCGGATGTTGGTATGGAAGCCACCACCGCAATTATGAGCAACCTAACCCGTCGGGTAGCGCGCAAAGAGTTGGCTGACAGCGGTGCACTCTATAAAGCCTTACAAGGTGAAATGGCCGATCTGCTGCGTCCTGTTGAACAGCCGCTGACTGTGCCCGTTGAGAAAAAGCCCTATGTGATCTTAGTGGTTGGCGTCAACGGCGCAGGTAAAACCACCACGATCGGTAAGCTGGCTTCACGCCTGCAAAAAGACGGCAAAAAAGTCATGTTGGCTGCTGGTGATACCTTCCGCGCGGCTGCTGTTGAGCAGTTGCAAGTCTGGGGTGAGCGCAATAAAATCCCCGTGATTGCTCAGCACACCGGTGCCGACTCGGCTTCAGTGATTTTTGATGCAGTACAAGCCGCGCAATCGCGTGGTATGGATGTGTTGATCGCTGATACTGCTGGGCGTTTACACACCAAAGACAACTTAATGGAAGAATTACGCAAAGTTGCACGGGTAATGGGCCGACTCGATGACAGCGCACCACATGAAGTGCTGCTCGTGTTGGATGCGGGTACTGGACAAAATGCGATCAACCAAGCCCGTCATTTTAATGAAACCATACCGGTAACAGGCCTAGCCCTAACCAAGCTCGACGGCACAGCCAAGGGTGGGGTTATTTTTGCTTTGGCCAAGCACTTTGCAATTCCCGTTCGCTATATTGGTGTCGGTGAAGGCATTGATGATTTGCGTGACTTTGTTGCCGATGATTTTGTTAGCGCATTGTTTGCCGAAAAGGATTCTGAATGA
- the ftsE gene encoding cell division ATP-binding protein FtsE — MIRFEQVEKRYPNGHVGLHELSFRVRRGEFLFVTGHSGAGKSTMLRLLLAMERPTSGKLLLAGQDLAKITNSQIPFLRRQIGVVFQNHQLLFDRSVFANVALPLNILGLPQEEINQRVSLALERVSLKDKALQAPSDLSTGQQQRVGIARAIVHQPALLLADEPTGNLDPRLAAEIMAVFEDINQLGTTVLIASHDLALIARMRQRMLTLQRGRLIGDGEAV, encoded by the coding sequence ATGATTCGGTTTGAGCAGGTCGAAAAACGTTACCCCAATGGGCATGTTGGCTTGCATGAGCTGAGTTTTCGTGTGCGTCGCGGTGAGTTTTTGTTTGTCACGGGTCACTCCGGAGCAGGTAAAAGCACTATGTTACGACTGCTGTTGGCAATGGAGCGGCCCACCAGCGGTAAGCTGTTGCTAGCTGGACAAGATTTAGCCAAAATTACCAATTCACAAATTCCATTTTTGCGCCGCCAGATTGGTGTGGTTTTTCAAAATCACCAACTGTTATTTGACCGCAGTGTGTTTGCCAATGTGGCCTTACCGCTCAACATTTTAGGCTTGCCGCAAGAAGAGATTAATCAGCGGGTTAGCTTGGCGCTGGAGCGTGTCAGCTTAAAAGATAAAGCCTTGCAAGCCCCATCTGATCTGTCCACTGGACAGCAGCAGCGCGTTGGCATTGCTCGCGCGATTGTCCACCAACCGGCATTATTGCTGGCCGATGAGCCGACCGGTAATTTAGATCCACGTCTTGCGGCAGAAATCATGGCGGTGTTTGAAGACATTAATCAGCTTGGTACCACAGTGTTAATTGCCAGTCACGACTTGGCATTGATCGCGCGGATGCGTCAACGCATGTTGACCCTGCAGCGTGGCCGTTTGATTGGCGATGGGGAGGCAGTGTAA
- the ftsX gene encoding permease-like cell division protein FtsX, producing MSAGRVTPNQPGERVGATAKHTVAPTLSDTRGFRHQLRAWLENHRASFKDSLSRLVRQPLGSFFTCLVMAVALSLPMGLALLLENVSQLGGSWQRAAQISLFLELDSGDTYGELLRDKIAEHEHVAEAQWISREQALAEFQEHSGLGEALRELPDNPLPGSILVTPEMIDKDTLVALLDELKNMPKVEQAQLDLMWIERLAAILQMGDHFIFALSVLLIAALLLVVGNTIRLHIENRRVEIEVIKLVGGTDGYVRRPFLYMGVLYGLAGGVLAWLLLAFGLEWLNASVVQLAQLYGSEFSLSGVSLEDGFSLLLGAVLLGYIAAWLAVARHLRELLPR from the coding sequence ATGAGTGCTGGACGTGTCACCCCTAACCAGCCCGGTGAGCGCGTTGGTGCTACAGCCAAGCATACCGTTGCTCCGACTTTATCGGATACGCGCGGCTTTCGTCATCAACTGCGCGCGTGGCTGGAAAATCATCGGGCCAGCTTTAAAGACAGTTTAAGTCGTTTAGTGCGCCAGCCATTGGGTAGTTTTTTTACCTGCTTGGTGATGGCGGTTGCTTTAAGCTTGCCGATGGGACTGGCGTTGTTATTAGAAAATGTCAGTCAATTGGGTGGCTCTTGGCAGCGTGCCGCGCAAATTTCACTGTTTCTCGAGCTTGACTCAGGTGACACCTACGGCGAGTTGTTACGCGATAAAATCGCCGAGCACGAGCACGTTGCCGAAGCGCAGTGGATCAGTCGCGAGCAGGCACTGGCTGAATTTCAAGAGCATTCAGGACTCGGCGAAGCCTTGCGCGAACTGCCAGATAACCCATTGCCAGGCAGTATTTTAGTCACCCCTGAAATGATTGATAAAGACACCTTAGTGGCGTTGCTTGATGAGTTAAAAAATATGCCAAAGGTTGAGCAGGCGCAGCTCGATCTGATGTGGATTGAGCGTTTAGCCGCTATTTTGCAAATGGGTGATCATTTTATTTTTGCATTATCGGTGCTGCTGATTGCTGCGCTATTACTGGTGGTGGGTAATACCATTCGTTTGCATATTGAGAATCGGCGCGTTGAAATTGAAGTGATTAAACTGGTTGGAGGCACTGATGGTTATGTGCGCCGCCCCTTCTTGTATATGGGTGTTTTATACGGTTTAGCCGGTGGCGTGCTGGCTTGGTTGCTGCTGGCCTTTGGCTTAGAATGGCTTAATGCCTCTGTTGTGCAGTTGGCGCAATTGTATGGCAGTGAGTTTAGCTTATCCGGTGTGTCGCTCGAGGATGGCTTTTCATTGCTACTTGGTGCAGTATTGCTGGGTTACATCGCTGCTTGGTTAGCTGTAGCACGGCACTTACGAGAATTGTTACCACGCTAG
- the rpoH gene encoding RNA polymerase sigma factor RpoH → MTTTTALQTAQMLSPGANLQAYTHSVNSIPLLTLEQERDLGERLYYHQDLDAARQLVMAHLRFVVHIARSYSGYGLPHGDLIQEGNVGLMKAVKRFNPEKGVRLVSFAVHWIKAEIHEYVLRNWRIVKVATTKAQRKLFFNLRSHKKRLAWLTNDEVNAVAGSLGVEAREVREMESRLTGHDMSFDPSDNEDDESAYRSPANYLEDHSYDPALQLEATDQTENSSNSLHEALAELDERSRDILQQRWLSDEKVTLHDLAAQYGVSAERIRQLEKNAMKKLKGSIAA, encoded by the coding sequence ATGACCACCACGACCGCATTACAAACTGCTCAGATGCTAAGCCCAGGCGCAAACCTGCAAGCTTACACACACTCTGTTAATTCGATTCCGCTCTTAACACTTGAGCAAGAGCGTGATTTAGGTGAGCGTCTGTATTATCACCAAGATTTAGATGCTGCACGCCAATTGGTTATGGCTCACTTACGCTTTGTGGTGCATATCGCACGCAGCTACTCAGGTTATGGCCTGCCGCATGGCGATTTAATTCAAGAAGGCAACGTTGGCTTAATGAAAGCAGTGAAGCGTTTTAACCCAGAAAAGGGTGTGCGCTTAGTGTCCTTTGCCGTGCATTGGATTAAGGCTGAGATTCACGAGTACGTGTTACGCAACTGGCGTATCGTTAAAGTTGCCACGACCAAAGCTCAACGTAAGTTGTTCTTTAATTTACGCAGCCACAAGAAGCGTTTAGCTTGGCTGACCAATGATGAGGTTAACGCCGTTGCTGGTTCACTCGGTGTTGAGGCACGTGAAGTGCGTGAGATGGAAAGTCGCTTAACCGGTCATGATATGTCGTTTGACCCGTCAGATAATGAAGATGATGAAAGCGCTTACAGATCACCGGCGAACTATTTAGAAGATCACAGCTATGATCCCGCCTTGCAGCTTGAGGCGACTGATCAGACTGAAAACTCGAGTAACAGCCTGCATGAAGCACTGGCTGAGCTGGATGAGCGCAGTCGTGATATTTTGCAGCAGCGTTGGTTGTCTGATGAGAAAGTCACGCTGCATGATCTTGCTGCTCAGTATGGTGTGTCTGCAGAACGCATTCGTCAGCTTGAAAAGAATGCCATGAAGAAGCTTAAAGGCAGTATTGCTGCCTAA
- a CDS encoding SDR family NAD(P)-dependent oxidoreductase, producing MTQSVLIIGGSSRIGQAIAQQCSAEGAVVSVISRQAAADDVTWFHYQDALQSEDSAQLCIEQALQHQPDTIFICNGVLHDANGMPEKTIRQLDSAQLAQRLHSNVIIPAQYLRSLFRYLTRTLQVKVLVLSAKVGSISDNHLGGWYSYRMSKAALNMLVKNLSLEVGRLNPSASIVSVHPGTTDTPLSEPFQSNLPHGQLQTAEQTAQRLLKVCAGLTPEVSGALLNWDGSVLPF from the coding sequence ATGACTCAATCTGTTCTGATTATTGGCGGCAGTAGTCGCATCGGTCAAGCCATTGCACAGCAGTGCAGCGCTGAGGGTGCAGTCGTCAGTGTTATCAGTCGACAAGCGGCTGCAGATGACGTTACATGGTTTCACTATCAAGATGCACTGCAAAGTGAAGACAGCGCTCAGCTGTGTATTGAGCAAGCATTGCAGCATCAGCCTGATACCATTTTTATCTGTAATGGTGTGCTGCATGATGCCAACGGGATGCCAGAAAAAACCATCCGCCAGCTTGATAGTGCGCAACTGGCGCAGCGCTTACACAGTAATGTCATTATCCCTGCGCAGTATTTGCGCAGTTTGTTTCGTTACTTAACCCGCACACTGCAGGTTAAAGTTTTAGTGCTCAGCGCTAAAGTGGGCAGCATCAGCGATAACCATTTGGGCGGTTGGTACAGCTACCGCATGAGTAAAGCTGCTCTGAATATGCTAGTGAAAAACCTCAGCCTTGAAGTCGGGCGGCTCAATCCAAGCGCTTCTATTGTCTCGGTGCACCCTGGCACCACTGATACACCGCTGTCTGAACCTTTCCAGAGCAATCTTCCCCACGGACAGCTACAAACTGCCGAGCAGACCGCTCAGCGACTATTAAAAGTGTGCGCTGGGCTAACGCCAGAGGTGAGTGGTGCATTATTAAACTGGGATGGTAGTGTTTTGCCATTTTAA
- a CDS encoding SLC13 family permease, protein MTTEISLVLLISLGAMVLFVTEKLRIDAIAILVLVSLTLLDLISPSQALSGFSNPATITVASMFILAAGLQNSGALASIQRLLGAAHSPLQFMLMLFGLLALVAPFVNNTAVVAIFIPIVIAASLKVGLSPSKTLIPLSYVAQMMGVVTLIGSSTNLLVNSIAKDLGHPGFSMFEFLPLAAICAIAGCLYLLTLGRWLLPDVRSADLENLYEFGHYISELKITENSKLLGVTVEEAKLSKNYNVYILELLRDGEKYWSPRSEELQEGDILLARGVWSDLEALKDEQKLAFNTQTDFQLKGRKQEKSVLAEVMIAPQSRAAGRLLSVFNRSWRYNASVMGVQRRGQVVRNKLNSLRLRIGDILLLALPEKDLTALRKDKSVIVISQREATQEYGWRAPFAIATMAMVVIVSALGWLPIAISALTGAVAMTLSGCIHADDVYESTDWSIVILIAGLLPLGIAMSTSGAAQFLVDNSVGLVSHLGPHVVLGVLYLMALLFGELMSNSAAAVLLTPIGFSTAQLMGADPTPFLIAITFAASTSFMTPVGYQTNMMVYSAGGYKFSDFMKVGLPLNSIFWLLGVIFIPIFWPF, encoded by the coding sequence ATGACCACTGAAATTTCTCTCGTTTTGCTGATTTCACTGGGCGCCATGGTGCTTTTTGTCACCGAGAAGCTGCGCATCGACGCCATTGCCATTCTGGTTTTGGTGAGCTTAACACTGCTTGACCTGATCAGCCCCAGCCAAGCGCTAAGCGGTTTTAGCAACCCCGCCACTATCACCGTCGCCTCTATGTTTATCCTCGCTGCTGGGCTGCAAAACAGTGGTGCCCTTGCCAGTATTCAGAGGCTGCTAGGCGCTGCACACTCGCCACTGCAATTTATGCTGATGCTGTTTGGCTTACTGGCCCTGGTTGCACCTTTCGTCAATAACACTGCCGTGGTCGCAATCTTTATTCCCATCGTGATTGCAGCCAGTTTAAAAGTTGGCCTGTCACCCTCCAAAACCTTGATTCCATTGTCTTACGTTGCACAAATGATGGGCGTTGTGACCCTGATTGGTTCTTCGACCAACCTGCTAGTGAACTCAATCGCTAAGGATTTAGGCCATCCAGGCTTTAGTATGTTTGAGTTTTTACCGCTGGCGGCGATTTGTGCAATCGCCGGCTGCCTGTATCTGCTGACATTGGGGCGCTGGTTATTGCCGGATGTACGCAGCGCAGACTTGGAAAACCTCTATGAATTTGGTCACTATATTAGCGAATTAAAAATCACCGAAAATTCAAAATTACTGGGTGTCACTGTCGAAGAGGCCAAGCTCAGTAAAAATTACAATGTGTATATTCTAGAGTTACTGCGCGATGGCGAAAAGTACTGGTCACCACGTTCAGAAGAGCTGCAAGAAGGCGATATTTTACTGGCGCGTGGCGTATGGTCTGACCTTGAAGCCCTTAAAGATGAGCAAAAGCTGGCATTCAACACACAAACTGATTTCCAACTCAAGGGTCGGAAACAGGAAAAATCAGTCCTTGCAGAGGTGATGATTGCTCCGCAGTCACGCGCAGCTGGACGTCTACTATCCGTATTTAATCGGAGCTGGCGCTACAATGCTTCAGTCATGGGCGTGCAACGGCGTGGACAGGTTGTGCGCAATAAACTGAACAGCTTACGCTTACGCATCGGTGATATTTTGTTGCTGGCTTTGCCAGAAAAAGACTTAACCGCACTGCGTAAAGATAAAAGTGTCATCGTTATTTCTCAACGCGAAGCCACTCAAGAGTATGGCTGGCGCGCCCCCTTTGCCATAGCCACCATGGCCATGGTTGTTATCGTGTCAGCGCTGGGTTGGCTGCCGATAGCCATTTCTGCCCTAACCGGCGCCGTTGCCATGACGCTATCAGGCTGCATTCATGCAGATGATGTCTATGAAAGTACCGACTGGTCGATTGTGATATTAATTGCCGGCCTGTTACCACTCGGTATTGCCATGAGCACTTCAGGTGCTGCACAGTTTTTGGTAGATAATAGTGTTGGTCTCGTCAGCCACTTGGGTCCACATGTAGTACTCGGCGTACTTTACTTAATGGCACTGCTGTTTGGTGAACTGATGAGTAACTCAGCTGCTGCGGTGTTGTTGACGCCAATCGGTTTTTCTACCGCACAGTTAATGGGGGCTGACCCCACGCCGTTTTTGATTGCCATTACCTTCGCCGCCTCTACCAGTTTTATGACCCCAGTGGGTTACCAAACCAACATGATGGTCTACAGCGCTGGCGGCTATAAATTCAGTGACTTTATGAAGGTCGGCTTACCTCTCAATAGCATTTTCTGGCTATTGGGGGTGATCTTTATTCCGATTTTCTGGCCGTTTTGA
- a CDS encoding multidrug effflux MFS transporter — MRNSAITQTFAKKSLSVQLIILLASLSALVAAAIDMYLPAFPTVAISLEITPGQVQQTLTIFLIGLGIGQGLYGPFLDRFGRRPPLLIGIGLFTIGSLAAAMSTSFEGLLLARFLQALGAAAGSVASRAVVTDTCDPQSSARIYSMLMQVMMIAPITAPMLGGLILLYGEWHLIFWVLALIGVICGLFTIRLLPETLPLERRVPLSMRSIVRNYAMQLSNPSFLFYTLATSCTLGCLFIYINNSPFVFIEMFALTPTQFSYIFAANALVMIGISQINLRLLKFYSVTRVLFIGLGGFIVIGTVLLSLVQLGWEALWSYSILLGLGMVMLGLITGNLTALTMAHTQRHAGIASALMGLIQFLLAASIGFVASIAAAPSLYTLPIALLVLGLAAMGLCLIGRHFALHAPTPDP, encoded by the coding sequence ATAAGGAATAGTGCTATTACTCAAACATTTGCTAAAAAATCTCTCAGTGTACAACTGATTATCCTGCTGGCCTCGCTCAGTGCGCTGGTGGCCGCAGCGATTGATATGTACTTGCCAGCGTTTCCAACGGTTGCCATTAGCTTGGAGATTACCCCAGGACAAGTCCAACAAACCCTGACCATCTTCCTGATTGGCTTAGGGATTGGCCAAGGCCTCTATGGGCCTTTTTTAGACCGCTTTGGCCGACGACCACCGCTATTGATTGGCATCGGCTTATTTACCATCGGTTCATTGGCCGCAGCAATGTCCACCAGTTTTGAAGGCCTTTTGCTGGCGCGTTTTTTACAAGCGCTGGGCGCAGCAGCAGGCTCAGTGGCCTCACGGGCCGTCGTCACCGACACCTGCGACCCACAAAGTTCGGCGCGTATTTACTCCATGCTGATGCAAGTGATGATGATCGCGCCCATCACTGCGCCTATGCTGGGCGGACTGATTTTACTTTACGGTGAATGGCATTTAATTTTCTGGGTACTGGCCTTAATTGGGGTGATCTGTGGCTTATTCACCATACGCCTGCTGCCAGAAACCTTACCGCTGGAACGCCGCGTGCCGCTATCGATGCGCAGTATTGTGCGCAATTACGCCATGCAGCTGAGCAACCCCAGCTTCTTGTTTTACACCTTAGCCACCAGCTGTACCTTGGGCTGCTTGTTTATTTATATCAACAACTCACCCTTTGTCTTTATTGAAATGTTTGCCCTGACACCGACCCAGTTCAGTTATATTTTTGCCGCCAATGCGCTGGTGATGATTGGTATCAGCCAAATCAACTTACGCTTATTAAAGTTTTACAGCGTGACACGGGTGCTGTTTATTGGTCTCGGCGGCTTTATTGTGATTGGCACAGTGCTGCTAAGTCTCGTGCAGCTGGGCTGGGAGGCGCTGTGGAGCTATAGCATCCTGCTGGGCCTCGGCATGGTCATGCTCGGCCTGATTACTGGTAACCTCACTGCGCTCACTATGGCGCACACCCAGCGCCATGCCGGCATTGCTTCCGCGCTGATGGGCTTAATCCAGTTCTTATTGGCAGCAAGCATCGGCTTTGTTGCCAGCATTGCTGCCGCGCCATCACTGTACACACTACCTATCGCGCTGCTGGTGCTCGGTCTTGCCGCTATGGGTCTGTGCCTGATTGGCCGACACTTTGCCCTGCATGCGCCTACACCGGACCCTTAA